In one Aricia agestis chromosome 21, ilAriAges1.1, whole genome shotgun sequence genomic region, the following are encoded:
- the LOC121737864 gene encoding uncharacterized protein LOC121737864 encodes MLDKILFACVCVGLVGCDVYFKPRSIEKPVYYAKDNEYKTEVLFPGNYYQISKEKTDEFRPQAIPLLRGFDKRSLEEQPAIPLRGYEKRSLEDEQPNADEAYSLMKRSISYILGGGDDDENEADDDEDYDKDDFTEGDRGSHIKKKIRKRVKKYSKYMMPLLLAYKLKYFALVPVMIAGLVLLVGATGMAGFFFALFAAVMGLQKGGY; translated from the exons ATGTTGGACAAAATACTGTTCGCCTGTGTTTGTGTGGGATTGGTTGGTTGTGATGTGTACTTCAAACCTAGGAGCATCGAGAAACCGGTGTATTACGCGAAGGACAACGAGTATAAGACGGAGGTTCTTTTCCCTGGCAATTATTATCAAATTTCCAAAGAGAAAACGGACGAGTTTAGACCACAGGCGATTCCATTGTTACGAGGATTCGATAAGAGGTCCTTGGAGGAGCAGCCAGCGATTCCACTGAGGGGTTACGAGAAGAGGTCTTTGGAGGATGAGCAGCCAAATGCTGATGAAGCCTACTCGCTCATGAAGAGATCAATCTCAT ATATCTTGGGCGGAGGAGATGATGACGAGAACGAAGCGGACGACGACGAAGACTATGACAAGGACGACTTCACAGAAGGAGACAGAGGGAGCCACATAAAGAAGAAGATCAGAAAACGAGTGAAGAAGTATTCCAAATACATGATGCCGCTGCTTCTAGCGTATAAGCTGAAGTATTTCGCTCTAGTTCCAGTCATGATTGCGGGGCTGGTTCTTCTGGTTGGGGCGACGGGAATGGCTGGATTCTTCTTCGCGTTGTTCGCTGCTGTCATGGGTCTGCAGAAGGGAGGGTATTAG